From a region of the Odoribacter splanchnicus DSM 20712 genome:
- a CDS encoding DUF4954 family protein, whose translation MVSRNLTQEEITRLQAQGCSSTDWQRVKVASGFKTDYIQNVRFSGDIELGIFDYEFILEGGLPRHAGLFNVTLHNCRVGNNVLIENIPNYIANYRIGENCFIQNANLIVTEGRSSFGNGTLVAVLNETGGREVPIFNELSAHLAYIIALYRHFPVLTERLKALIERYTEQVSSTEGKIGNHVRIINTGTIRNVCIGDYTTIEGTSRLKNGSINSNAEAPVFIGHNVMAEDFIFSSGTCINDGAALVRCFIGQACHLGHLFSAHDSLFFSNCQGENGEACAVFAGPYTVTMHKSSLLIAGMFSFLNAGSGSNQSNHLYKLGPIHQGIVERGSKTTSDSYILWPAKIGAFSLIMGRHVSHPDTSDLPFSYLIEQNNQTYLVPAVNLRSVGTIRDAQKWPKRDKRKDSHQLDYINFNLLSPYTIQKMLSGIEVLRTLQQVSGETSEEYSYQSAHIKSNSLKKGIQYYSMAINKFLGNSIIKRLENLTFHNNEEIRQRLAPTRTEGSGEWVDLSGLIVPQQGIIRLIRRIENGEIESVGQITDTFRQLHADYYQLEWTWAWEVMQPWYRVTPESITAGDVIRIVNTWKEAVVNLDKMLYEDAKKEFSMTAQTGFGADGNQKQKKIDFEQVRGAFENNPFVETVQEHIKAKTALGDELIERLKNI comes from the coding sequence ATGGTATCGAGAAATCTGACCCAAGAGGAAATCACCCGGCTGCAAGCACAAGGCTGCAGTTCGACAGATTGGCAACGTGTAAAAGTTGCTTCCGGATTTAAAACCGATTATATACAAAATGTCCGTTTTTCAGGAGATATCGAACTAGGCATATTCGATTACGAGTTCATTTTAGAGGGAGGACTCCCCAGACATGCCGGTTTGTTCAATGTCACCTTACACAACTGTCGGGTGGGTAATAATGTCCTGATCGAAAATATCCCCAATTATATCGCCAACTACCGGATCGGAGAAAATTGTTTTATACAGAATGCCAATCTGATCGTAACGGAAGGACGTTCGTCCTTTGGAAACGGAACTTTAGTGGCTGTATTGAATGAAACCGGAGGACGGGAAGTACCTATTTTCAATGAATTATCGGCCCATCTGGCTTATATTATCGCCCTATACCGCCATTTCCCTGTCCTGACCGAGCGTCTCAAGGCACTGATCGAACGATATACCGAGCAAGTGTCCTCGACAGAAGGAAAAATCGGTAATCACGTACGAATCATCAACACCGGAACGATCCGTAACGTCTGCATAGGCGATTACACGACCATCGAAGGTACATCCCGTTTGAAAAACGGTTCCATCAACAGTAATGCAGAAGCACCGGTATTTATCGGTCATAATGTGATGGCTGAAGATTTCATTTTTTCTTCGGGCACCTGTATCAACGACGGAGCAGCTTTAGTACGGTGTTTCATCGGGCAAGCCTGTCATTTAGGCCATCTGTTCTCAGCTCATGATTCTCTATTCTTCAGCAATTGCCAGGGAGAAAACGGAGAGGCTTGTGCCGTATTTGCCGGTCCTTATACGGTGACCATGCATAAATCCAGTCTGTTGATCGCCGGTATGTTCTCTTTTCTGAATGCCGGTAGTGGTTCAAACCAAAGCAATCATCTTTATAAATTGGGACCCATCCACCAAGGTATCGTCGAACGCGGTTCGAAAACAACCAGTGATTCTTATATACTCTGGCCGGCGAAAATCGGGGCTTTTTCTTTGATTATGGGGCGACATGTCAGCCATCCGGATACTTCGGACCTGCCTTTTTCCTATCTGATCGAACAAAATAACCAGACTTATCTGGTACCGGCAGTCAATCTAAGGAGTGTCGGTACGATCCGGGATGCTCAGAAATGGCCCAAACGTGACAAACGCAAAGACAGCCATCAACTCGATTATATCAATTTTAACCTGCTCAGTCCCTATACCATTCAGAAAATGCTGAGCGGTATAGAAGTACTCCGCACCCTGCAACAGGTGTCCGGTGAAACTTCGGAAGAATATTCATACCAAAGTGCACACATCAAAAGTAATTCCCTGAAAAAAGGTATCCAATATTATTCCATGGCTATCAACAAATTTCTAGGGAACTCGATCATTAAAAGGCTGGAAAACCTGACATTTCACAACAACGAAGAGATCCGCCAGCGCCTGGCCCCTACCCGGACAGAAGGTAGCGGCGAATGGGTAGACCTTTCCGGTCTGATCGTCCCCCAACAAGGGATCATCCGCCTGATCCGCCGGATAGAAAACGGAGAGATCGAATCTGTCGGACAGATCACGGATACTTTCCGCCAACTTCATGCCGACTATTATCAACTCGAATGGACCTGGGCTTGGGAAGTCATGCAACCCTGGTACCGGGTCACACCTGAAAGTATCACAGCCGGGGATGTGATCCGGATAGTGAATACCTGGAAAGAAGCTGTGGTCAATCTCGATAAAATGCTTTATGAAGATGCGAAAAAAGAATTTTCCATGACAGCTCAAACCGGTTTCGGAGCCGACGGTAATCAAAAACAAAAGAAGATCGATTTCGAACAGGTACGGGGAGCTTTTGAAAATAATCCTTTCGTGGAAACCGTCCAGGAACACATAAAGGCAAAAACCGCTTTAGGTGATGAATTGATCGAACGATTAAAAAATATTTAA
- a CDS encoding zinc ribbon domain-containing protein, which yields MVKKFLTIMFASVMAMLAFTAYSNDDEPQGPFGEKMLENIDKIIVDQADAGNLYQKKDDAARFILVADSKEAAHGVCEKFILDQWDVKQRTVKLPDNCGRISLTPGSDESIFYTVSFNALKNFKEPDMTVVIVPEEYMDGDNLAIDQYFPARWTEKCPNCGHKWKTFASGPYTCSECGHKFD from the coding sequence ATGGTAAAGAAATTTTTAACAATCATGTTTGCTTCAGTGATGGCAATGCTCGCTTTCACTGCTTACAGCAACGACGATGAGCCACAAGGACCGTTTGGAGAAAAAATGTTGGAGAATATCGACAAGATAATAGTCGACCAAGCTGATGCCGGAAATCTCTATCAGAAAAAGGATGATGCTGCCCGGTTTATATTGGTAGCAGACTCAAAGGAGGCTGCCCATGGAGTGTGTGAGAAGTTCATTCTCGATCAGTGGGACGTAAAGCAACGCACTGTCAAACTCCCTGACAACTGCGGCAGAATCTCACTCACACCCGGTTCGGACGAAAGTATCTTTTACACCGTTTCGTTCAATGCTCTCAAGAATTTCAAAGAACCGGACATGACAGTCGTAATCGTTCCGGAGGAATACATGGACGGGGATAATCTTGCTATAGACCAATACTTCCCGGCAAGATGGACTGAAAAATGTCCCAATTGTGGTCATAAGTGGAAAACATTTGCATCCGGACCATATACATGCTCCGAATGTGGTCATAAGTTTGATTAG
- a CDS encoding RNA polymerase sigma factor — protein sequence MNKEILFEDIRCGNLSAFEALFRQYYPSMCVIAGKLVANREVAEDIVQDVFIRLWEKKAEYDKIPDFRTFLYVAVRNLCYNYLRDKKKTIDFSQIELSDKQLSFQEQLIQEETYRLISNAIAELPVQSGKIMRLALEGKQNKEISEILGIAVTTVKTLKYNALKMLKNSLKGYFPVLLYILFRKK from the coding sequence ATGAATAAAGAAATCCTTTTTGAAGATATCAGGTGTGGGAATTTGAGTGCTTTTGAGGCATTATTTCGGCAGTATTATCCCTCTATGTGTGTGATTGCCGGAAAATTGGTCGCTAACAGGGAAGTGGCAGAGGATATTGTACAGGATGTTTTTATCCGTTTATGGGAAAAAAAGGCGGAATATGACAAAATACCGGATTTCAGGACTTTTCTTTACGTTGCAGTGCGTAATCTTTGTTATAATTACCTGAGAGATAAAAAGAAAACGATCGATTTTTCCCAGATCGAACTGTCTGATAAACAACTTTCTTTTCAAGAACAACTGATACAGGAAGAAACATATCGCTTGATCTCTAATGCAATTGCGGAATTACCTGTACAAAGTGGAAAAATTATGCGGCTGGCTCTCGAGGGAAAGCAAAATAAAGAAATCTCGGAAATATTGGGAATCGCAGTTACTACTGTAAAAACCCTGAAATACAACGCACTGAAAATGTTGAAAAATTCCCTGAAAGGTTATTTCCCCGTGTTGTTGTATATTTTATTCCGGAAAAAATAA
- a CDS encoding C13 family peptidase produces MKQVVIKLIAPLLCLIGLWSCSDDEPSLSPDNKQWTEKVVAVVLPMEKGLDVHWKRTLGMFTTNFERAFKNHEAGIRLKFEYYDEAKTDVRELARSLAFNDEVYAVIGGLYSSNAAILAAELTIVGKTFFTLATAEQLVRAYASTGYLWAMTETDITQCEVLLSKVINYEGKSVALLVKENDGYGQTFIDWFAFQARELGLENMGCYAYTSDNIADVSRQAMQSGAEYVICIPSEIEEMKPMLEAHKAQSLNGRSVPRMLFSDTAYGADVLKIHGDAAEGIEGVAFGADPESGFDVSYRTFFNATPTLGESQLYDAAMLIGYAAWYQQFRPELSLQKSLRAVVSGEGLNMGSWTGEDMGLVVDALAAGKSPYVRGASGHLRFDAKVFTNVLATTYYNFKVYNGQYIILDYNTSDGGNRTDATLAGWNWKAFRMQDFDNSGEFNYPAHTGNWALLVASSKEWTNYRHQADVLAIYQQLRQAGYTDDRIILIVEDDIADNISNPNKGVIQVTIGGNNVYENVEIDYRMSSLNTKDILAILSGEKSEKLPTVIESTENDNLFVFWSGHGVPGAMCWDEEAYAMTGDKLSSVFEDMNRKRRYRKLLMMVEACFSGGVMKQCEGIPGMLFVTAANGDETSKADVFNSEMKVWMSNRFTSTFIEQITDNKEVAMRDLYYRLFINTVGSHVMVYNAENYGNLYSANMSEFINSIVR; encoded by the coding sequence ATGAAACAAGTGGTTATTAAACTTATTGCACCGCTCCTCTGCCTGATTGGTCTGTGGAGCTGTTCGGACGATGAGCCTTCCCTGTCTCCTGACAACAAGCAGTGGACAGAGAAGGTTGTTGCCGTGGTGCTTCCCATGGAGAAAGGGCTTGATGTGCATTGGAAAAGGACATTGGGAATGTTTACAACCAACTTTGAGCGTGCATTCAAGAACCACGAAGCGGGTATAAGGTTAAAGTTTGAATACTACGATGAGGCAAAGACCGATGTGCGGGAACTTGCCCGGTCGCTGGCATTCAACGACGAGGTGTATGCCGTAATCGGCGGGCTGTATTCTTCCAATGCGGCAATCCTCGCGGCGGAACTGACTATTGTGGGCAAAACATTCTTCACTCTCGCCACCGCCGAACAACTGGTTCGTGCATACGCATCGACAGGCTATCTTTGGGCGATGACCGAGACCGACATTACGCAATGTGAGGTGCTTCTCTCCAAGGTGATTAACTATGAGGGTAAAAGTGTGGCACTTTTGGTCAAGGAGAACGACGGTTACGGACAAACGTTCATTGACTGGTTCGCATTTCAAGCACGCGAACTGGGCTTGGAAAACATGGGATGCTATGCTTACACCTCTGACAATATAGCTGATGTGTCTCGCCAAGCCATGCAGTCAGGTGCAGAGTATGTGATATGTATCCCCTCTGAAATAGAAGAGATGAAGCCGATGCTTGAAGCGCATAAAGCACAAAGTCTGAACGGGCGCAGTGTACCGCGGATGTTGTTTTCGGATACCGCCTACGGTGCGGATGTACTCAAGATTCACGGTGATGCCGCCGAAGGCATAGAGGGAGTCGCATTTGGTGCCGACCCTGAGTCGGGGTTTGACGTAAGTTACAGGACCTTTTTCAATGCTACGCCTACTCTTGGAGAATCTCAGCTCTACGATGCCGCTATGCTCATCGGCTATGCCGCATGGTACCAGCAGTTCAGACCGGAGTTGTCGTTACAGAAATCATTAAGGGCCGTTGTTTCGGGTGAAGGCTTGAACATGGGCAGCTGGACAGGTGAGGATATGGGGCTTGTGGTGGATGCGCTCGCTGCCGGAAAGTCGCCCTATGTCCGTGGAGCGTCAGGACATTTAAGGTTCGATGCCAAGGTGTTTACCAATGTACTTGCCACCACTTACTATAATTTCAAGGTTTACAACGGACAGTACATCATCCTTGACTATAACACCAGCGACGGGGGGAACCGCACGGATGCGACACTTGCCGGTTGGAACTGGAAAGCCTTCCGGATGCAGGATTTCGACAATTCAGGAGAATTCAATTACCCTGCACATACCGGCAACTGGGCACTCCTTGTCGCTTCCTCCAAGGAATGGACCAATTACCGCCATCAGGCAGATGTGCTCGCTATCTATCAGCAGCTCAGACAAGCCGGATATACCGACGACCGTATCATTCTCATTGTCGAGGATGACATAGCCGATAATATATCAAATCCCAACAAGGGAGTCATACAGGTGACTATCGGGGGAAACAATGTATACGAAAATGTAGAGATTGATTATCGTATGTCATCGTTGAATACAAAAGATATACTTGCCATTCTCAGTGGCGAAAAAAGCGAAAAACTGCCCACGGTAATCGAATCTACTGAGAACGACAACCTGTTCGTTTTCTGGAGCGGACACGGTGTGCCGGGGGCCATGTGTTGGGATGAGGAAGCTTACGCCATGACAGGCGATAAACTGTCTTCTGTTTTTGAGGATATGAACCGCAAAAGGCGTTACCGTAAACTTCTCATGATGGTGGAGGCTTGTTTTTCGGGCGGTGTGATGAAGCAGTGCGAGGGCATCCCCGGGATGCTGTTCGTCACTGCGGCCAACGGCGACGAAACATCCAAGGCTGATGTCTTCAACTCAGAGATGAAAGTGTGGATGAGCAACCGTTTCACCTCCACCTTTATCGAACAAATAACCGATAACAAGGAGGTGGCTATGCGCGACCTCTATTACCGGCTGTTCATCAATACTGTCGGAAGCCATGTTATGGTGTATAATGCTGAAAACTATGGCAATCTTTATTCAGCCAATATGTCAGAATTTATAAATTCAATAGTTCGTTAA
- a CDS encoding FecR family protein — protein sequence MEYQEEYRMADLIRRQWLGIITAEEQAELEAWSLQEEHARLYAKIRNQAELQKRNLYVDGLDVDGVWHKLREQIADVPVRKRRFFTRYRVVACLLLLIGVGTLLVYNRYSRLQPSDLLVQSIHPGSSKAVLITNEGKQIILQDSLNQEIQVDESVTVKNTGLLAEYCLQDLQAAEQAEIKYNTIVVPRGGEYEVRLPDGSYVWMNADSEIRFPVVFTGQTRQVSLKGEAYFKVEKDSLHPFIVNVYDKLKVEVLGTEFNVQAYSGDEVVKTTLNCGKVRVMMGKEALELAPDQQAVCDLRHRRFHKIEVNANYFSAWKDGKFIFEDEPLENILNSLARWYNISVFYQNEELKNFHFTGDLERYDDFSVALRMLEKATNIRFLVTGRTVVVQII from the coding sequence ATGGAGTATCAGGAAGAATACCGGATGGCAGATCTGATCAGAAGACAGTGGTTAGGTATTATCACCGCTGAAGAGCAGGCAGAACTGGAAGCTTGGAGCTTACAAGAGGAGCATGCCCGTCTTTATGCAAAAATCAGGAACCAGGCCGAGTTGCAAAAGAGAAATTTATATGTGGACGGATTGGATGTAGACGGAGTGTGGCATAAACTTCGGGAACAGATTGCTGACGTTCCTGTACGAAAACGCCGTTTCTTCACCCGTTACCGGGTGGTAGCCTGTCTGCTGTTATTGATCGGTGTCGGGACTTTACTGGTGTATAACCGGTATAGCCGTTTGCAGCCTTCAGACTTATTGGTCCAGTCCATTCATCCGGGATCTTCGAAAGCAGTTCTGATTACGAACGAAGGCAAACAGATTATTTTGCAGGATTCCCTGAACCAGGAAATTCAGGTGGATGAATCGGTGACTGTAAAGAATACCGGTCTGTTGGCGGAATATTGTCTGCAAGATTTACAGGCCGCAGAACAGGCCGAAATCAAGTACAATACGATCGTTGTACCCCGTGGTGGGGAATATGAAGTTCGGCTACCGGATGGGAGCTATGTGTGGATGAATGCTGATTCGGAAATTCGTTTTCCGGTCGTATTTACGGGGCAGACCCGGCAGGTCAGTTTAAAAGGAGAGGCTTATTTTAAAGTGGAAAAAGATAGCTTGCATCCTTTTATCGTGAATGTATACGATAAATTGAAAGTAGAGGTATTGGGGACAGAGTTCAATGTGCAGGCTTATTCGGGGGATGAGGTGGTAAAAACGACGCTGAATTGTGGAAAAGTCAGGGTTATGATGGGGAAGGAAGCTTTGGAACTGGCACCTGATCAACAGGCAGTCTGTGACTTACGGCATCGGAGATTTCACAAAATAGAGGTGAATGCAAACTATTTTTCGGCTTGGAAGGACGGTAAATTTATTTTTGAAGATGAACCTCTGGAAAATATTTTGAACAGTCTGGCCCGGTGGTATAATATTTCTGTTTTTTATCAAAACGAGGAACTCAAAAATTTTCATTTTACCGGAGATTTGGAGAGGTACGATGATTTTTCCGTCGCTTTGCGGATGTTGGAAAAAGCCACTAATATACGGTTTCTGGTGACCGGTCGCACTGTCGTAGTTCAAATAATATAA
- a CDS encoding BMP family ABC transporter substrate-binding protein, with protein MHNTFRAILAMTTFLVTGALSSCNHTDELEPESPAPQIVFLFSPGGLGDMSYNDRILEGVQRFKMENGDIDIYIYSPESLQEAEKIFADWLERPQSSIPVLFVLGSSDYEPMAELYLAEHDLTPNKSILLFESRKQYKDENIHTFQISMFGASYLAGVCARKCSEMTPLVLLANNTDSPINIAKDGFIAGYGSDCDVEYLADDWTGYVSASLAYRKMSDWAVDYDFIFPVAGGSNAGIYRYSREFEVSPYLAGMDIDQSSLSNRITGSVIKHIDQLIYRYLTEWVVTGDMPENQLYGLESGYADWLVAPRYVNDFSSLVNGMRPQAMIFEKEYYETSGY; from the coding sequence ATGCACAATACTTTCCGCGCTATCTTGGCAATGACAACGTTCCTGGTAACAGGAGCGTTGTCATCCTGTAATCATACCGATGAGTTGGAGCCGGAATCTCCGGCACCACAGATTGTTTTTCTCTTCTCTCCGGGGGGATTGGGTGACATGAGCTATAATGACCGTATACTTGAGGGTGTTCAGAGATTCAAGATGGAAAACGGAGATATAGACATCTATATCTACTCCCCGGAATCCCTGCAAGAGGCTGAGAAAATTTTTGCGGACTGGCTTGAACGTCCCCAAAGCAGCATACCCGTGCTTTTTGTATTGGGTAGCAGTGATTATGAGCCAATGGCGGAACTTTATCTGGCAGAACACGACTTGACACCCAACAAAAGTATTCTGCTTTTTGAAAGCCGGAAACAGTATAAGGACGAGAACATCCATACCTTCCAGATTTCGATGTTCGGGGCTTCATACCTTGCAGGAGTATGTGCAAGAAAATGTTCTGAGATGACACCTCTGGTGCTGCTTGCCAATAATACCGACAGCCCCATCAACATAGCCAAGGACGGTTTTATTGCAGGCTATGGCAGCGACTGCGATGTGGAGTATCTGGCGGATGATTGGACGGGATATGTGTCGGCTTCGCTCGCTTACCGGAAAATGAGCGATTGGGCGGTTGATTACGACTTCATCTTTCCGGTGGCAGGTGGCTCCAACGCCGGTATATACCGCTACTCCCGTGAATTTGAGGTCTCACCGTACCTTGCAGGTATGGACATCGATCAGTCAAGCCTCTCCAACCGGATTACGGGTTCGGTCATTAAGCATATTGACCAATTGATTTACAGGTATCTGACGGAATGGGTCGTCACAGGGGATATGCCGGAGAACCAACTTTACGGTCTTGAAAGCGGGTATGCCGACTGGCTGGTCGCACCCCGATACGTGAATGATTTCAGCAGCTTAGTCAATGGAATGCGCCCTCAGGCTATGATTTTTGAGAAAGAGTATTATGAAACAAGTGGTTATTAA